The genomic DNA GTCCCAATGGCTTTAAATCAACTCTGACCTCAGTTCACATGTAGGTCTTGTGTTGGGTGTACAAGACATTTGGGGCCCAGTGTCCTACAGCTTGCTATGTAACTGTAGATAGACTTGAACCCCTGAATCCCTTCTCTGGATTTCACAATGGCTGGAATTTTTTGTCCCCCACTGTGTCCCCATCTTTATTTCTTAGAGTACccataaatatttgaagaaaatttATTTATACAAAAATGTAATGGGATTTTGCAAAAGAACACTGtattttccagtgtgtgtgtgtctgtttgtgtgttgtgtatgtatgtgtgtgttttgcagggaCATAATGTATAAAATTTTCCATTCTGCCAATATGCTTGAATTTAGAGTACTTCCCTAATCTTTTTGTAAAATTTACTTTGAACAGAGCATAACCACATGTGAATATTTGCAAATGTGAACACTCATGTGCTGCTGGAGGACAACCTTGGGCATTTTCCTTTAGGAGCTGTCCTCTCTGGATTGTGAGACAGGTCAGTCATTGGTCTCACCCAGTAGATAAGGTTGGCAGCACAGGGAGCCTCAGGGATCCTACCGCATCAGCCTGTCCTAGCATCTCACAACTCTTTATACGGCTCCTGGGATGATGCTCATGTGAATGTGGAAAAATCACTTCGACTGAGACACTTCAATGGGTGTTTCATGATTTGACTGAGGAGGGTGAGATCTCTAGTGTCCAACTCTTGCTTGTTGTAGTGTTAAGTTCTccatacacatttctttctctttctgtatccCTTAATTTCCACTTTAGTTACACATGCCCAACTCAAAGAGGTGTCTCTACTTATACATATCACTTCCTGTAACATGTTATCTGCAAAAGCTGGTCTACCCTCGTTTCTTCTACAGCACACACAGTTCTTCCAGATGAACAGTCAGCCCCTGAGGTTCCTGCGTGCCTATTTGAATTCCTTAGGAGCAGGCATTGTGTTCATCTGCATTTGCTCCTCTGATTTCCAGATGGTCAGGAAGGACAGCAGGCTCCATGCAGTTCTTGAGGAGTTCAGGCaaatttccctccttctgttcacTTTACTGTTCCCtacccttctccatctcccacagATAAGAACACTCCCCATGGGGAAGCTCGAGTGAGGCCTCTCCTGGACCACTTACCTTTGCTTCGACCACAGGAAGATCACCCATCCATAGAGGGGGATGATGACCACAACTTTGGACACAACCATCCCAACCATGGCTCCCAAGTTCAGCAGTGAAGGATTCCTCTGGCCCCTTGTGTCCTCCAGGCCAGTTGTGGGAACTGCAGAGGGGATGATGGAGGGGCTCCCCAGGGTAGTACTGAAAGCTGTGGAGAGATGAGAAGTGAGAACATCCTCCATGGATGAAATGAGGAATGGGTGAGTGTCACACCTTGTCTCCTCGGTTGGATGTGGGATTAAGAAGAGCTGTTAGAAGTTCACACAAGGAAGGGCACACATGCTTAAGACTGAGACTCCAGAAAAGTAAGCTCAGATGCACAGTCCCCAACTGTCCTGGCTGTGTACTCACAAATTTTCATTGGCTTACAGGTAACTGAGTTAGAAAAATTCAGCAATATTTTTTCCACATAAATGTATGTAACACACAGATAGACTTGGTTCAGAGTGAATTTGCTGCCTAGACCCAAGAACCTGAGTTTTGTCCCCAATATCAATGTCAAGAACCTGGTGAAGTGTGCATGACCCTTGCTCCTagcccaagagacagaggcaggcagagcgcTGTGAGTGGATAGGCAACTTGGTCTATGTGCCTAGTTCATGTCTAACAGAGCCAAGGGAGCTATAATCCTAGAGCTGAGGAAGTGGAGACAGACTTGTCTCTGTGGCTCACTGGCCTGCCAACCTAGCCTCCATGGGAAACTTAAACCAGTGAGAGAGCTAGTCCTCCAAAGTAAGGTGGATGAGATCTTAGGATCTCCTCTAGCCACTACAGacataaacatatgtatacagacacacacacacacacacacacacacacacacacatacacacacacacacacacatctgccttTACAGACCCACATGTTCATACACACTGAATAAaccaaaatgtttaaaagaaaaaacacaatttTAGATTTATGTGTGCAGCTCTGCCAGGGCAGAATACATTCCTATGCTTTACACACATAACTGAGAAAATTTTTCCCAATATTTACCTATTTGTGAATTCTATCCCAGGGGTTCTTGACCTGTGCATCATTTTCCATCATGCATTATATATCAGGTATCATACATTTAAGTTATTTCATTGTGATTGATAAAAACAGGATAATTAAAGATAGGAACTAGCAATGATATACTTTTAGGCATGTGGGTCCcctgaaaatgaaaaaatgtataaaagattTGCAGCTTTAGTAAATTAGAGAATGACTCAActagacacatacataaaatggctCACTTCTCTCTAAGTCCAGGCAGCGGCTCTCAAACTCTACTAGAGGTCAATATTGTAGCCATAACCTGCACAGATAACTGTGCTGTGCACATCCTCTCATAGTTTGGCTTCGGAGAGTCAAGAGGCACCTCCGGATGTTGTGGAACACACTGTACTgtccacactcaggaggcagaggcaaagcagATTGGTGTGAGTTCAATATGGGTCTATATACTGAGTATTGgaaaagccagggctacaagctgagaaactgatataaaataaataaacaagatagaaagaaaacaggaaataaagaagtACTCACATTTAAAAAAGTAGGGTTGTGGGGAGCagcagggaaaggaggaaggaaacaaTGCAGCAACACACAGGACCCAGATTCTCTTGGTTCCTATGCAGAAACACAAGTCACTACAAAGGGCTCAGGGCTCCCAATCCAGGGGACTCCAGTTCCTTCAGCATCAGAGGGGCGGGAGGGATCAGAAGACAGAGCAGCCACATCATGGAGATGGAAACACTGTCTTAATCAATCATTTTCTAATGATTGAAGAGACTGGGGAGAGAAGATAGGTGTGTCCTGGGGAACTGTGAGGTGAAATGAGGGACTATGGTGATATGTGGACGTTACAGTTAGACCTGAGAACACCAGAACATCCAATGGCCCCTACTCTATGTTCTGTGCTGACATTGGAGCTATGTGAGGATGCAGCACAGAGGTACCAAATAGAGCCCTGCCACAAAAACAAGAGAGTCGGCTCCATCCTGTAGAATTACATTCACCTTGAGGTCACGGACGAAAGAGGGCAGGACTGTAGTTAGTTTTGGGACAATAAGGGTGTGAACTATGGGGTACTGAAGCCTAGAGTCCACTCTGATTCTGTCTGAGCAGAGGATGACAGACATAGGAGGCAGCAAAGACTTCTCCCAACTGCAAGGAAAGATGCTGGTGGCAGATGTTTGGGTGGAACCGAGGGAAAGGAATATGAAAAGAAGCTCAGACTTGTGGACCCTGATGTGATATCTAGGGAACCAGGAAGCCACAGGTGTCAAAGCCTGAGCCATGGTGACTCACCATGAATGATGAGTTGAGTGCCAGGGATTGACTGCCACAACTTCATGCCTTCTGTTGTTTGCAGAAAAACTCGGCTGAAGTATGTGGCCTGGTCATTCTCCTTCAAGTTCAGGATTCTGAGGACTCCAGATGTCTGACCCTGTGTCCAATTCATGATGAGCCGGCCCTTAAAATGCTCATGAATGAAAGGCTGGGTCGAGTTGTAGATGAATTCCCCATGGAAGTGCTTCCATCTCCAGGCTATGCTCATCGGCCGATCATTGGCCAACTCCCAGGGGAAGTAGAAAGAGAAGGGGATCTCGATGGAGCCACCCTGGACTCCAGAGAGGACAGCTGGTTGGTCAACAGCATAGTCATACTTTTTTTGATATCCTGCTGAGTTCcctgggaaggacagggagaatCTGAAGCCACTGCAGGGATTTAAAGGACAACCCTGAGCATCCTGAACCTTCATCTGAAGGGAGGGGTGGGACACAAGGCAGGACTGTCCCTATGACTGCAGGGACAGCAAAAAGAGGGAAGGGTTGGGTTGTGCTCACTCTGAGTGTTGAGCTCTCTTAGGAAAGAGAGACCTGGCTGGCTCCTCTACCAGACACTGGATACAAGACATCCACTTTTCCCAGCCACTCTGTCCCCTCCTCTGGTTCAGTCCCTGCTAGTGAGGTCCCCACCACTCACCAGTGTGCAGACATGCTGCCGACAGCAAAAGAAGGAGGATCCGAGCCATAGCCAGATTCTGTTCAGGAAGTGAGACCAGCAGGGCCGTCAGGAAGTCGAGGTTGCCCTGACTACGGACACTGGGGCACTCAGCAGTCCAGAGAGAATCAgggtaaataaaaacacatgctCAGACATTCTCCAGGGGAAGTCTGAGTTGGGCACGACCATCTCTACCTCCTTGTGGCCAGCAACTTCCTTTACTGATCTGGCTGCTTCTTTTCCGATGTTGCAAAAGATCCACCCTTGTGGTTACTGACAACATGGCAGTGTTCTTGGACCCAGCCCCcacttttggttgggagacatatCCTAGCCCTTGGCATAGCTggttctcctctcttccaccttGACTGTCTACCTTATCTACACTATTCCATTTCCTAAGTGACTTGTAATCTCTCTGCCCCTTTCCTCTATAtttattccctccctcccccttctcaatCTCTTTTGTATTGTGTCCACGactgttgcagtaaaaaaaatgtttaaatagttTCTTTTATACCACATTAGTGTCAGCCCATAAGGCCACAAGGCatctgttggatattttcatttcagtcaACAAAGCTTCTCACACACTAtgttccatcccatatcacactgccgatggctactctctttGCCTAGCAACAATCTCTCCagccatctagttcccaagacaggttgACACGGTGCCAGACGTACACATCCTGATTCCATGGTAGCCCAGTGTGTCCAGTCACCACAcaatctcttgaactcaattaaatcaccacaagaaagaacacacagcacaataacctctgatccaattgataagatataaatgTCCACctaaataagatataatttgctcatctagacacataaaatcctgtacacatccatcccttaagaatagtcataacaactgGTAAATGTGGAAAAATCTCAACCTCCGCCACCATGTTCCCTCGGCTGCCTTCCCTCCTGCTCCAGTCttctcctcctctaaaacttttctcctacccAGCCTTCCTTTTTATCTAATTGCAGGACtcattctatcctatacctgccttcacctacataatgacatcaacctatatttcaccctttctgtctaatttaaaaaaaaactttatctcAAATAAAagtgagcacaactattatcattttgtaaagtaaaagcataaaatatacctgtatgtgtgtctatgtgtgtgtgtttctgtgtgtctgtctttgtgtgcatgtattgGTTTATCCATGTTGAAGCTAGAGGAGAGTCTAAGGTCTCATCCTCCTCATTTTTTGCAtcaggctctctcactgactCCAAGTTTCCCGTGGAGGCTAGattgactggccagtgagctgtACAGACAAGCCTGTCTGCACTTCCTCAGTCCTAGGATTACAGATCGCTCAGCTCTGTTTGGTGTGGAACTAGACACATCGAGCAGGCTAACTAGACACACAGACCAGGCTAACTGTCCACTCACAGAGCACTGCCTGTCACTGTCTCTTttgctaagattaaaggttttGCTGGCCTCTTTATATGGAAACTAGAGATCAAATCTAGTTCCAAAGCCCAAGCAGCAAACTCCCTATGAACTGATCATATCTGTATGTTTCATACAATTATGTACAAAAAAATCACTGGCTTTCTTATCTGTGACCCATTGAAAATCTGTGGACACACAGCCAGGACAGTTATGGACTGTGCATTTGAGCTTACTTTCCAATAAAAATGCTCAGCCTTAAACATCTGTATCTTTCCCTGTGTGAACTTCTAAGAGCTGTTCCCCATCCCACATCCCACAGAGGAGACAGGATGTGACACTCACCCATTCCTCCCTCATCCAGCAAGGGTCTGCTCACTTCTCAACTCTCCCCAGCATTCAGCACCACTATGTTACAACCCAGGGATGTGTGAGCAGAAGAACCCCTTCATCATCCCCTCTGCACTCAAGACAATTGGTCTAGAGGACAGAGTAGGCCAGAGAAATCCTTCACTGCTGAACCTGGGAGCCAGGGTTGGGATGGTCATGGCCAAAATTGTGGTCATCTTGTCCCTTAGATGATCTTCCTGTGGTGGAAACAAAGGTAAGTGGTCCAGGACAGGCCTCACATGAGCTTCTCCTCAGGTAGTGTTCTCAGCAGTGGGAGATAGAGAAGGGCAGGGAAGAGTAAAGAGAACAGAAAGAGGGAAATGTGCCAGAACTCCTCAAGAATTGTATCCCTGGAACCTGCTGTCCTTCCTGACCACCTGGAAATTAGAGGAACAAATGCAGATGAACACAGAGCCTGCTCTTAAGGAATTCAAGGAGGCACCAGGAGCCTCAGGGGCTGACTACTCATCTGGAAAGAGCTGTGGCTGTTAAAGAAGATCTGAGGGTAGACCAGCGTTTGCAGCCAACATGTTACAGGCAGTGATAGCTATAAAAAGGGACACCTCTTGAGTTGGGCATGTGAGactaaaatggaaattaaaagcaTGGTGTGTAATAGACTCACAAACAGTCAGAAATGTGGAGGGAGATCTTAAAACtacaagaagcaaaaaaaaatgttgaacacTAGAAACCTAACACTCCTGAACAAAATTACAAAGCACCATCTGAGCTTTTGGCTCAGTTGAAATGTTTGTCCCACAAACAGGGATATGGGCATCATCCCAGGAGCCATATAAAGAGTTGTCAGATGATTGGACAGTCAAAGACACTAGGATCGTGGGGGCTCAATGAGCTGCCAGCCTTACATAGTGGGTGAGACCAATGACTGACCTGTCTTACAATCTAGAGAAGACACCTCCCAAAGGGCAATGCCCAAGGTTTTCCTCTATCatccacatgtgtgtacatatgcaaatATGCACATGTGGAAACAAACTGGACATAgtaaagtttttaaaacattagggAAATACTAAAAGCAAAAGTATATTTGCAGAATGGAAAATTCTATATAGAAAGGAAAATTCTCTCCTTACAAcacaaaaacactaaaaatacAATGCAGTTCAGTTTTGAATTCCAAttgcatttttataaaattaaatgttttgtcTCCTAAAACTCGTAAGTATTTTAAGAAAGAGTAATGGGTACAAATTGGGGGAtgccataatcccagcactagggaagggaagggaggaggatcaggagttcaaggacatcaGCAGTTACAGCAAGCTGTAGGACAATGTGCTCCACTGAACACACAGCACAAGAGCCAAGCATGGACTGAGGTCAGAGCAGATTTAAAGCCATGGGAACTAGAAGACTACAGGATAAGAACACAGATGCATAGATGGTAGCCTGTAATGGAAGTttacaaataaacatttaaatgtgCATCCCACTGTTTCAAACAGGCTCTGCCCTCCACTACTATGTAGAAGAGCTGAGAGGTGGAAGAGCAGCAGCCTGACAGACAGCAGAAGTCTGACTGAGCTTCAGACCCTGAGACTGAATCTGCAGGACGGTAGTAGCCTGCATCAAGAGGGAGAGTTGAAGATTCAGATTCCATGAAGGCAAAGGGGACACATAGTgtggagagaacagagaaagcaGAGATGTGTCAAGAGGTTAGAGCAGGGGGacggaagggaaggggaaaggaagggaaatgaGTCAGTACACTAGTAGGCATTGCTCTGACTTGCTGTGTTGTACAGATCAACTGACCACTACCCTCAGGTCCCGGTGAGTCTTAGTTCTGTCCCTGCCTGGATGCAGCAGAGCTGTTTGCTACCCTGGTCCCCTCCTGTTGTCTGAACACAGAGATCAGCTGAGAGGCAGGACTGAGAACCAGCATGGCTGACAAACTGACACAGTATCTATTCCTACAAACTAGCAGAGTAAAGCCTAATCCCCAGCAGGGTGAGAACCTGTGATCTCAAGGGGCACTGAGGGAATGTGGGAAAGTTTATTATGACAGACATGCAAGGGAGCCATAGAGAGGATTCAGTCAGAAAAGCACGGGACATGggtaggaggacctgagtttgatcccgaGACTACACGTTACAACCCAGAGATGTGCCAGAAATTTGCAATCGCAGCCCCGTccaagaaagagacaggaaacagTGTCATCAATTGGCGGTCTGTGTAGTCTAGCCTATTGATGAGTTTCAGGCCAAAGAAAGATCACGTCTTTAAAAACAACAGGGATTCCTCAAGGTGATAAATCAGTtggagcactggttctcaacctgtgagtcctCACCTCCTTGAGAGTAGAAAGAGGTTTTCACAAGGGTTGCAtaacagatatcctgcatatcagatgtttatattaaGATCATAGCAGTCACAAAACCACAGTCATGAAATACTTTTATGGGTGGagtcaccccaacatgaggaaaTTATGACGCTTATGAGAACCCAGCATTATGAAACTTGAGAACCACTGAAACTGAAGCTATACTTAGGAACTCTTGAGTTAGAGGCCCCCTCAGTTACAGGAGACTTTGTCTTGAAACCAACAGCAAAGCCAACCCAAACTTCAAACAACACAGAGAGGTCATGGAGAAAGGTCATCTGGTGGTTCCCTTTCTATTGAGGATGGAGAACTTGAAGATGATACCAGTTTTCTCTCCAGATTTACATAAAAATTGTGACTATAATACTTTAGAGTATGTTATTTGTttgctcttgttttctttttgtttttgagaaaggggtCTTTCCACTTTATAGATCTGACTGTGCTGGACCTTGCTTTGTCGACCAAGtcaggcctcaaattcagagacgGGATGGCTGCTGCATCTTCCAAAATGGGATGAAGTGTTCCACTACCATGCTTGGTTTATTAGTAGTTTTCAGTTTCTTTGGGGGGTTGCttattgttgttttgcttttaagcTACATACCTAGCACTAACACAGCGAGAAGTGaaagtctctctgtttctgtgaccaCAAACTCAATGATTCATTAATAAATGCCTCTGTCCTTGGCTATCGGCAGAAGTTGGCAGACGTCTTACCAGAGGAGACTGGGCTAGTCCCCCAATCCCACTCACTGGACCTTTAGGACACAGTGTAGACCCACTTCCTGGTGACTCCCTTGGACAGGGTGACAGGGGGTGCTCATGCTGAGGCTGGGCagcagatgaggaagaggaagatgacgACGTCATCCTAGGGAGAAACCCGAGATCAGATGGCAGCAGGCAGCTGTGCTATTGTAAAGCTTCAGCTGCAGCCTCAGCTTCCTGTCTGCACCTCCAGCCATcatccctcctccaccctctctAGCTTCTCCACTCTACTCAGCCCACAGTCTGAGTAGGGTACTTTGAGTTTCCTTGAGGTCTGTGTGTTGTCATT from Rattus norvegicus strain BN/NHsdMcwi chromosome 12, GRCr8, whole genome shotgun sequence includes the following:
- the LOC134481169 gene encoding paired immunoglobulin-like type 2 receptor beta-2 isoform X2, yielding MARILLLLLSAACLHTAFSTTLGSPSIIPSAVPTTGLEDTRGQRNPSLLNLGAMVGMVVSKVVVIIPLYGWVIFLWSKQRPAEERLNPSKAPQC
- the LOC134481169 gene encoding paired immunoglobulin-like type 2 receptor beta isoform X1 translates to MARILLLLLSAACLHTGNSAGYQKKYDYAVDQPAVLSGVQGGSIEIPFSFYFPWELANDRPMSIAWRWKHFHGEFIYNSTQPFIHEHFKGRLIMNWTQGQTSGVLRILNLKENDQATYFSRVFLQTTEGMKLWQSIPGTQLIIHAFSTTLGSPSIIPSAVPTTGLEDTRGQRNPSLLNLGAMVGMVVSKVVVIIPLYGWVIFLWSKQRPAEERLNPSKAPQC